From one Callithrix jacchus isolate 240 chromosome 2, calJac240_pri, whole genome shotgun sequence genomic stretch:
- the DRD1 gene encoding D(1A) dopamine receptor: MRTLNTSTMDGTGLVVERDFSVRILTACFLSLLILSTLLGNTLVCAAVIRFRHLRSKVTNFFVISLAVSDLLVAVLVMPWKAVAEIAGFWPFGSFCNIWVAFDIMCSTASILNLCVISVDRYWAISSPFRYERKMTPKAAFILISVAWTLSVLISFIPVQLSWHKAKPTSPSDGNATSLGETIDNCDSSLSRTYAISSSVISFYIPVAIMIVTYTRIYRIAQKQIRRIAALERAAVHAKNCQTTTGNGKPVECSQPESSFKMSFKRETKVLKTLSVIMGVFVCCWLPFFILNCILPFCGSGETQPFCIDSITFDVFVWFGWANSSLNPIIYAFNADFRKAFSTLLGCYRLCPVTNNAIETVSINNNGAAMFSSHHEPRGSISKECNMVYLIPHAVGSSEDLKKEEAAGIARPLEKLSPALSVILDYDTDVSLEKIQPITQNGQHPT; this comes from the coding sequence ATGAGGACTCTGAACACCTCCACCATGGACGGGACAGGGCTGGTGGTGGAGAGGGACTTCTCTGTTCGCATCCTCACAGCCTGTTTCCTGTCGCTCCTCATCCTGTCCACGCTCCTGGGGAACACGCTGGTCTGTGCTGCCGTGATCAGGTTCCGACACCTGCGGTCCAAGGTGACCAACTTTTTTGTCATCTCCTTGGCTGTGTCAGATCTCTTGGTGGCTGTCTTGGTCATGCCCTGGAAAGCAGTGGCTGAGATCGCTGGCTTCTGGCCCTTCGGGTCCTTCTGTAACATCTGGGTGGCCTTTGACATCATGTGCTCCACTGCGTCCATCCTCAATCTGTGTGTGATCAGCGTGGACAGGTATTGGGCTATCTCCAGCCCTTTCCGGTATGAGAGAAAGATGACCCCCAAGGCAGCCTTCATCCTGATCAGTGTGGCATGGACCTTGTCTGTACTCATCTCCTTCATCCCAGTGCAGCTCAGCTGGCACAAGGCAAAACCCACAAGCCCCTCTGATGGGAATGCCACTTCCCTGGGTGAGACCATAGACAACTGTGATTCCAGCCTGAGCAGGACATATGCCATCTCATCCTCCGTAATAAGCTTTTACATCCCCGTGGCCATCATGATTGTCACCTACACCAGGATCTACAGGATTGCCCAGAAACAAATACGGCGCATTGCAGCCTTGGAGAGGGCAGCAGTCCATGCCAAGAATTGCCAGACCACCACAGGTAATGGAAAGCCTGTCGAATGTTCTCAACCAGAAAGTTCTTTTAAGATGTCCTTCAAAAGAGAAACGAAAGTCCTGAAGACTCTGTCGGTGATCATGGGCGTGTTTGTGTGCTGTTGGCTACCTTTCTTCATCTTGAACTGCATTTTGCCGTTCTGTGGGTCTGGGGAGACGCAGCCCTTCTGCATTGATTCCATCACCTTTGATGTGTTTGTGTGGTTTGGGTGGGCTAATTCATCCTTGAACCCCATCATTTATGCCTTTAATGCTGATTTTCGGAAGGCATTTTCCACCCTCTTAGGATGCTACAGACTTTGCCCTGTGACGAATAACGCCATAGAGACGGTGAGTATCAATAACAATGGGGCTGCGATGTTTTCCAGTCATCATGAGCCACGAGGCTCCATCTCCAAGGAGTGCAATATGGTTTATCTGATCCCACATGCTGTGGGCTCCTCTGAGGACCTGAAAAAGGAGGAGGCAGCTGGAATAGCCAGACCCTTGGAGAAGCTGTCCCCAGCCCTATCAGTCATATTGGACTATGACACTGATGTCTCTCTGGAGAAGATCCAACCCATTACACAAAATGGACAGCACCCAACCTGA